In Gemmatimonadota bacterium, the following proteins share a genomic window:
- a CDS encoding carboxypeptidase regulatory-like domain-containing protein codes for MTEAPLAGVTIRVIGQEAATQSDDAGRFTLVNVRPGVVQLEARRLGYAPLIKADVAVSAGKPVVVSLALTRLQVQLEAVTVRPSAFPSQPPAATPVSSTTLSSEELRRTPGASEDVLQALSIAPGIATTTAGRNDLFVRGGAAYENLFVVDNIEVPNINHFGTQGNTGGPLSLINIRFIDNATLSAGGFGVRYGDRLSSATVLTLREGNRERVSGEVNLAASQYGAIVEGPLGSKASFLFNVRQSYLDLLFKAFGQSFIPRYTDAVFKATWRPTTRDAISFLTIGAVDQVSFTNDDADQRVDNSRILSPSQRQYFSGLTWKRLFGRGVATTTLGRTYTRYRTAQFDSLAPPQKIFEANTGEGRIRCAAT; via the coding sequence GTGACTGAAGCGCCGCTCGCCGGGGTGACGATTCGTGTCATCGGGCAGGAGGCGGCCACGCAGTCGGATGACGCCGGGCGCTTCACGCTCGTGAACGTGCGTCCTGGCGTCGTGCAGCTCGAGGCGCGGCGCCTGGGCTACGCGCCGCTCATCAAGGCCGATGTCGCCGTCAGTGCGGGGAAGCCGGTGGTGGTGAGCCTCGCGCTCACGCGCCTGCAGGTGCAGCTGGAGGCGGTCACGGTGCGCCCCAGCGCCTTTCCGTCGCAGCCGCCAGCCGCAACCCCGGTCTCGAGCACGACGCTCTCGTCCGAGGAGCTGCGCCGCACGCCCGGGGCGTCGGAGGACGTGCTGCAAGCGCTGTCGATCGCCCCGGGGATCGCCACCACCACCGCCGGGCGCAACGACCTGTTCGTGCGTGGCGGCGCTGCGTACGAGAATCTCTTCGTCGTGGACAACATCGAGGTCCCGAACATCAACCATTTCGGGACCCAGGGGAACACCGGGGGGCCGCTCTCCCTCATCAACATCCGGTTCATCGACAACGCGACGCTCTCGGCAGGGGGCTTTGGCGTGCGCTACGGCGACCGCCTTTCGTCGGCGACGGTGCTCACGCTGCGCGAGGGGAACCGTGAGCGCGTATCGGGCGAGGTGAACCTCGCCGCGTCGCAGTATGGCGCCATCGTCGAGGGGCCACTCGGCAGCAAGGCGTCGTTCCTGTTCAACGTGCGGCAGAGCTATCTCGACCTGCTCTTCAAGGCGTTCGGACAGTCGTTCATCCCCCGCTATACCGACGCGGTCTTCAAGGCGACGTGGCGGCCGACCACACGTGACGCCATCTCGTTCCTGACCATCGGGGCCGTCGACCAGGTGTCGTTCACCAACGACGACGCCGATCAGCGCGTGGACAACTCGCGCATCCTGTCCCCCTCGCAGCGGCAGTATTTCTCCGGCCTCACGTGGAAGCGCCTGTTTGGACGTGGCGTGGCGACGACCACGCTGGGACGTACCTACACGCGCTATCGCACGGCGCAATTCGACTCGCTTGCGCCGCCGCAGAAGATCTTCGAGGCCAACACGGGCGAAGGGAGAATTCGTTGCGCAGCGACGTGA
- a CDS encoding TonB-dependent receptor, whose translation MRRTCRGRGRRRRRWRLSGGLRGDYYDFLSESFVLSPRASATWAVDAATSVTLSLGRYHQPPPFIWLIGDPSNGSTLAPLRADQAVVGLQRVVGREWRWQLEGFVKRYTQYAARTFRPNAVLQPSGFDDVFTDIPFGLEPVSSRGTGRVWGGEALVQKKLGQVPVYGVASVSYNHTSFTGLDGSSTRGAFDTPIVANVVAGWRPNARWELSGRMRAATGLPVTPYIERGGDAGTLDFTRYNAERLPSFFSVDARVDRRWRVGRTQLVTFMDIQNVNARENVTGLQWDPREQRVDRSVGLKVLPTIGVNWEF comes from the coding sequence ATGCGACGTACGTGCAGGGGACGTGGCAGGCGACGCAGGCGTTGGCGGCTGTCGGGTGGGCTTCGCGGGGACTACTACGACTTCCTGTCGGAGTCGTTCGTGCTGTCGCCGAGGGCGAGCGCGACGTGGGCCGTTGATGCCGCCACCTCCGTGACGCTGTCGCTCGGCCGCTATCACCAGCCGCCGCCGTTCATCTGGCTCATCGGCGATCCGTCCAACGGTTCGACGCTTGCCCCGCTGCGCGCTGACCAGGCGGTGGTGGGGCTGCAGCGCGTGGTGGGGCGCGAATGGCGCTGGCAGCTCGAGGGGTTCGTGAAGCGCTACACCCAGTACGCGGCCCGCACCTTTCGCCCAAACGCCGTCCTGCAGCCGTCGGGATTCGACGACGTCTTCACCGACATCCCCTTTGGTCTCGAACCGGTCTCGTCTCGCGGTACGGGGCGCGTGTGGGGGGGCGAGGCGCTCGTGCAGAAGAAGCTCGGCCAGGTGCCGGTGTATGGCGTGGCGAGCGTGAGCTACAACCACACGTCGTTCACGGGGCTCGACGGGTCGTCAACGCGTGGTGCCTTCGACACGCCGATCGTTGCCAACGTCGTCGCCGGATGGCGTCCCAATGCGCGATGGGAGCTGAGCGGACGCATGCGCGCCGCGACCGGCCTTCCGGTCACGCCGTACATCGAGCGCGGCGGGGATGCCGGGACGCTCGACTTCACGCGCTACAATGCGGAGCGCCTCCCCTCGTTCTTCTCGGTGGATGCGCGTGTCGACCGACGCTGGCGCGTGGGGCGCACGCAGCTCGTGACCTTCATGGACATCCAGAACGTGAACGCGCGCGAGAACGTGACCGGGCTCCAGTGGGACCCGCGCGAGCAGCGCGTGGACCGCTCGGTGGGACTCAAGGTGCTGCCGACGATCGGGGTGAATTGGGAGTTCTAG
- a CDS encoding phosphatase PAP2 family protein, with protein MTVHGSLRSLRAAPVSGVALAAALALSLPAPLVAQASGDSTRRIASDGVLFRRRDAAMLGAFALGATVAYHNDRGVARAAQRREVQDNRTLRNTAEVFRYTGQPGVLLGGLSAFAIGRVAHRPVLATAGLRVTEAIVVTGALTTLGKYVAGRARPFVSEGRDPSDFQWWHGHREGYTAMPSGHTSAAFAAASALSAEWRATAPGSARVAVPLLYTGATLVGLSRIYHDKHWASDVVAGAALGTLTGGVVARWGRAHPRNRLERWLLPVRVAPGAEGGVQFGLSLNPSRGAPPS; from the coding sequence GTGACCGTTCATGGCTCCCTTCGATCCCTCCGCGCCGCACCGGTGTCGGGCGTAGCGCTCGCCGCCGCGCTGGCGCTCTCGCTCCCCGCCCCGCTCGTCGCACAGGCCAGTGGCGATTCCACGCGCCGGATTGCATCTGACGGCGTGCTTTTCCGTCGCCGCGACGCCGCGATGCTCGGCGCCTTTGCCCTCGGTGCCACGGTGGCGTACCACAACGACCGAGGGGTCGCCCGTGCTGCCCAGCGGCGCGAGGTGCAGGACAACCGGACCCTGCGCAATACCGCCGAGGTCTTTCGGTACACCGGGCAACCCGGTGTCCTGCTCGGTGGCCTTTCGGCCTTTGCCATCGGGCGTGTCGCGCATCGCCCGGTGCTGGCCACCGCAGGGCTCCGCGTCACCGAGGCGATCGTCGTCACGGGGGCGCTCACGACCTTGGGGAAGTATGTCGCAGGTCGTGCGCGTCCGTTTGTCTCCGAGGGGCGCGACCCCTCCGACTTCCAGTGGTGGCACGGCCACCGCGAGGGATACACCGCGATGCCGTCCGGCCATACGTCGGCCGCCTTTGCCGCGGCGAGCGCGCTTTCCGCCGAGTGGCGGGCCACGGCGCCCGGAAGCGCGCGCGTGGCCGTGCCGCTGTTGTACACCGGGGCCACCCTCGTGGGGCTCTCGCGCATCTACCACGACAAGCACTGGGCGAGCGACGTCGTGGCCGGTGCCGCGTTAGGCACGCTGACGGGCGGCGTGGTGGCACGGTGGGGGCGGGCGCACCCCCGCAACCGCCTGGAGCGCTGGCTGCTTCCCGTGCGCGTGGCTCCCGGGGCAGAGGGGGGCGTGCAGTTCGGCCTGTCGTTAAACCCGTCCCGAGGCGCGCCGCCCAGTTAG